In the genome of Microbacterium endophyticum, one region contains:
- a CDS encoding PH domain-containing protein: MSAPARTASEFSDGQWHRMHPLSPLLRGGVFLLAIIGIIVANLRERLIEWFLPWLVPGATGVRAPDDPVDYVLTHELVPIALLGVLGVALILVLLFWLSWRAHSFRITDDVEVRSGVVFRTHRRAPLDRVQGVNLTRPLVARLVGLSKLEVIGAGLDANVKLEYLATRAAEAVRSDILYLASGQRLAAAGMAPPRGPRLSDAVDAFSEGVTGVIDGAEAPVAEPESVVHIPAGRLVASHLLSTATIWLIVLIVGFSIAASMGSPWVLIGFVPAVLGFGAFWVRSITRSLRYAIAPTPDGVRVTFGLFTTVTEILPPGRVHAVEVRQPLMWRGVGWWSVRVNRLSGGASRQNGQDVADVLPVGTVADVERVLGLLLPNLDDEQRAAVFVHGLSGSSSDDADPFTTTPRRARLLRLLSWRRNGFVLRAQTLFFRHGFVWRRLNIFPLARMQSIALTQGPLARALAVANVQVHTIEGPVSGALRVVGRDDALELFAATEAQAIAARSSDRSHRWAAEQESS, from the coding sequence ATGAGCGCACCCGCCCGCACTGCATCTGAGTTCAGCGACGGGCAGTGGCACCGCATGCACCCGCTCAGCCCGCTGCTGCGCGGCGGTGTCTTCTTGCTCGCCATCATCGGCATCATCGTGGCGAACCTGCGGGAACGCCTGATCGAGTGGTTCTTGCCCTGGCTCGTACCCGGCGCAACCGGAGTACGCGCACCCGACGACCCGGTCGACTACGTCTTGACCCACGAGCTCGTGCCCATCGCGCTTCTCGGTGTTCTCGGGGTTGCCCTCATTTTGGTACTGCTTTTTTGGCTGTCATGGCGTGCGCACTCCTTTCGCATTACCGATGACGTCGAAGTGCGAAGCGGCGTGGTTTTTCGCACGCATCGACGTGCACCACTCGACCGCGTTCAGGGCGTCAACCTCACGCGCCCGCTCGTGGCGCGACTCGTAGGGCTGTCAAAACTCGAGGTAATCGGGGCCGGGCTCGACGCCAACGTCAAGCTTGAATACCTGGCGACGCGAGCCGCCGAAGCGGTTCGCTCCGACATCCTGTATCTCGCATCGGGCCAGCGGCTCGCCGCCGCGGGGATGGCGCCGCCTCGCGGTCCACGACTCTCAGACGCGGTCGATGCTTTCAGCGAGGGCGTCACCGGCGTCATTGATGGTGCCGAGGCGCCCGTCGCTGAGCCCGAGTCGGTCGTGCATATTCCCGCGGGGCGGCTCGTGGCATCCCATCTGCTCAGCACCGCGACGATCTGGTTGATTGTGCTGATCGTCGGGTTCTCGATCGCCGCGAGCATGGGGAGCCCCTGGGTGCTCATCGGCTTCGTACCCGCCGTGCTCGGTTTCGGCGCATTCTGGGTGCGGTCGATCACGCGTTCGCTGCGATACGCGATTGCGCCCACGCCCGATGGTGTGCGCGTGACGTTCGGTCTCTTCACGACGGTCACCGAGATACTGCCGCCCGGTCGCGTGCACGCCGTCGAGGTGCGCCAGCCGCTGATGTGGCGAGGCGTCGGATGGTGGAGCGTGCGGGTAAATCGGCTCTCGGGCGGGGCAAGCCGGCAAAACGGCCAGGATGTCGCCGACGTGCTTCCGGTCGGAACAGTCGCTGATGTCGAGCGCGTGTTGGGCTTGCTGCTCCCGAACCTTGATGACGAGCAACGCGCTGCCGTGTTTGTGCACGGACTGTCGGGCTCGTCATCCGACGATGCAGATCCGTTTACGACCACTCCGCGCCGCGCGAGGTTGCTTCGTCTGCTGTCGTGGCGTCGCAACGGTTTCGTATTGCGGGCGCAGACGCTGTTTTTTCGGCACGGTTTCGTGTGGCGCCGTCTCAACATTTTTCCGCTGGCCCGGATGCAGAGCATCGCGCTCACGCAGGGGCCACTCGCGCGCGCGTTGGCCGTGGCTAATGTGCAGGTTCACACGATCGAGGGCCCGGTCTCTGGTGCACTTCGAGTCGTCGGGCGAGACGATGCACTCGAACTCTTCGCCGCGACCGAAGCCCAGGCGATCGCGGCACGCTCGTCGGACAGGTCGCACCGCTGGGCGGCAGAACAGGAGTCTTCGTGA
- a CDS encoding PH domain-containing protein — protein MTTPTDPTNPPPPSQPATELAPPPSQPTGSGSVLDIGTYHLIQEPRSAGRLPIGDGKWHQLARAYLWVRLISTAAILIVIPIAAVVISTLSRTPWVWIPAGIALLILAWTLAITPRQVRAFGYQLRDDDLIMRRGILWQRVVAVPYGRMQLVDITHGPLDRVFGIAQLKLVTAAATTGVVLPGLTQGAANELRDTLIAVAESRRTGL, from the coding sequence ATGACAACGCCGACGGACCCGACGAACCCCCCACCACCATCTCAGCCAGCAACTGAGCTGGCGCCGCCGCCCAGCCAGCCCACCGGTAGCGGCTCGGTTCTGGACATCGGCACCTATCACTTGATCCAGGAGCCGCGCTCCGCAGGTCGACTTCCGATCGGCGACGGCAAATGGCACCAGTTGGCGCGTGCCTACCTATGGGTGCGACTCATATCCACAGCGGCGATTTTGATTGTCATCCCCATTGCGGCTGTTGTGATCTCGACGCTTTCGCGCACGCCCTGGGTGTGGATTCCGGCGGGGATCGCGCTCCTGATCCTCGCGTGGACTCTCGCCATCACGCCGCGCCAGGTGCGCGCGTTCGGCTACCAGCTGCGAGACGATGACCTCATCATGCGCCGCGGCATTCTGTGGCAGCGCGTCGTCGCAGTGCCCTACGGGCGCATGCAGCTCGTCGACATCACTCATGGCCCTCTCGACCGGGTCTTCGGAATCGCCCAGTTGAAGCTCGTCACCGCTGCGGCGACCACCGGTGTTGTGCTGCCGGGCCTCACGCAGGGTGCGGCCAACGAACTCCGCGACACCCTCATCGCGGTTGCAGAATCACGCCGGACGGGGCTATGA
- a CDS encoding DUF3180 domain-containing protein has protein sequence MRRTNPGVLIVAAVLGTGVGFLIDQMLTAGGRPTFTPHVTLPILLVLLGAVVVVLAIPIRRATRSALATPINPFRALRIAILAKASSIVGAAMTGIALGLVLFIATRPVQPSLGSMATTIATIVCGVVLIAASLVAEHMCTIRKDDDDNADGPDEPPTTISASN, from the coding sequence GTGAGACGCACGAACCCCGGAGTGTTGATCGTCGCGGCGGTACTCGGTACCGGCGTCGGCTTTCTCATCGATCAAATGTTGACGGCGGGCGGACGCCCCACGTTCACACCTCACGTGACGCTACCCATCCTGTTGGTGTTGCTCGGAGCCGTCGTTGTCGTCTTAGCGATCCCGATTCGGCGTGCCACACGCAGTGCGTTGGCCACACCCATCAACCCCTTTCGCGCGCTTCGGATCGCAATCTTGGCGAAAGCGTCGAGCATCGTCGGTGCGGCGATGACGGGAATCGCCCTGGGATTAGTGCTCTTCATCGCAACCCGTCCGGTGCAGCCGTCGCTAGGCTCGATGGCGACGACTATCGCCACGATCGTGTGCGGCGTCGTGCTCATTGCCGCAAGCCTCGTGGCAGAGCACATGTGCACCATTCGGAAGGACGACGATGACAACGCCGACGGACCCGACGAACCCCCCACCACCATCTCAGCCAGCAACTGA
- the folK gene encoding 2-amino-4-hydroxy-6-hydroxymethyldihydropteridine diphosphokinase translates to MNRRLAQGIDGAPAPQLREPVAAVVALGANLGDRAETLESAVRALRALPLVTKVVVSTPIESVAVRVAGPDADAPAYLNAVALVTTRLAPTVLLTYLHAIEERHGRERRERWGDRTLDLDLVSYPGVTSDDSTLTLPHPRAAEREFVLAPWLEVDPDAELAGSGRVDELLAHLRGDA, encoded by the coding sequence ATGAATCGGCGACTCGCGCAGGGAATCGACGGTGCGCCCGCGCCACAATTGCGAGAGCCGGTTGCCGCTGTCGTCGCGCTTGGCGCCAACCTCGGAGACCGTGCCGAAACCCTCGAGTCAGCGGTGCGGGCCCTTCGGGCGCTCCCGCTGGTGACCAAGGTCGTGGTGTCGACACCCATCGAATCCGTCGCAGTACGGGTGGCCGGCCCCGATGCAGATGCGCCCGCCTATCTGAACGCCGTCGCACTCGTGACAACCCGGCTCGCCCCAACCGTGCTGCTCACGTACCTGCACGCAATCGAAGAGCGGCATGGTCGCGAGCGTCGGGAACGCTGGGGCGACCGCACTCTCGACCTCGATCTCGTTTCTTATCCCGGAGTGACGAGCGACGACTCCACGCTCACATTGCCGCACCCGCGCGCGGCCGAGCGCGAGTTCGTTCTTGCTCCGTGGCTCGAAGTCGACCCTGACGCCGAGCTTGCCGGATCGGGCCGGGTCGACGAACTTCTGGCACACCTGAGAGGTGACGCGTGA
- the folB gene encoding dihydroneopterin aldolase: MNELDEITLTGLRGFGFHGVYPDERRDGQEFIVDVTLALDTRRAAASDDVTDTVHYGEVADDVVAVITGAPVDLIETLAARIADVVLQRATVQHVRVTVHKPSAPITVPFTDVTLTIARDRTKR; the protein is encoded by the coding sequence ATGAACGAACTCGATGAGATCACCCTGACGGGGCTTCGCGGATTCGGGTTCCACGGTGTCTACCCCGACGAACGTCGTGATGGTCAAGAGTTCATCGTCGATGTCACTCTTGCCCTCGACACTCGGCGGGCCGCGGCATCCGATGATGTCACCGACACCGTCCACTACGGCGAGGTTGCCGACGATGTCGTTGCCGTCATCACCGGTGCCCCCGTCGACCTCATCGAGACGCTTGCCGCCCGAATTGCGGATGTTGTTCTGCAGCGCGCCACGGTGCAGCACGTGCGGGTCACGGTGCACAAGCCCTCGGCGCCGATCACCGTGCCGTTCACCGACGTGACACTCACGATCGCGCGCGACCGGACTAAGCGATGA
- the folP gene encoding dihydropteroate synthase, with the protein MSCLIMGIVNVTPDSFSDGGRFVARDAAVAHGRRLLAEGADILDIGGESTRPGATRVDPVIERERVIPVIEALAADGATVSIDTMNSATARAAVAAGARIVNDVSGGLSDQDMLTSVADTDADIILQHWRGPSADMYAHAEYDDLVRDVAAELRGRMAAAEAAGIPLSRVVLDPGIGFGKRGAQNWTVLHALPHLVALGPRLLVGTSRKRLLADALGDDASEERRDLATAVTSVLAAQSGAWAVRVHDVEATRDALFVERAWREQV; encoded by the coding sequence ATGAGTTGCCTCATCATGGGGATCGTCAACGTGACGCCCGATTCATTCAGCGACGGTGGTCGTTTTGTCGCGAGAGATGCTGCTGTCGCTCACGGTCGGCGTCTCCTCGCCGAGGGTGCCGACATTCTCGATATCGGCGGCGAGTCGACCCGTCCCGGTGCAACCCGCGTCGACCCGGTGATAGAGAGGGAGCGCGTGATTCCCGTCATCGAAGCGCTTGCTGCCGACGGCGCAACCGTCAGCATCGACACGATGAACTCCGCGACCGCACGGGCTGCGGTCGCGGCCGGTGCACGAATCGTGAACGACGTCAGCGGAGGACTCAGCGACCAAGACATGCTCACCAGCGTTGCTGACACCGACGCCGACATCATCTTGCAGCACTGGCGCGGACCGTCGGCCGACATGTACGCCCACGCCGAATACGACGATCTGGTGCGTGACGTTGCCGCCGAACTGCGCGGGCGTATGGCAGCGGCAGAGGCCGCTGGCATCCCGCTTTCTCGCGTTGTGCTCGACCCGGGCATCGGGTTCGGCAAGCGTGGCGCGCAGAACTGGACGGTCTTGCACGCGCTGCCGCACCTCGTCGCTCTCGGGCCGCGACTACTGGTCGGCACGAGTCGCAAACGCTTGCTTGCAGACGCACTCGGCGACGATGCGTCTGAGGAGCGCCGCGATCTTGCGACTGCCGTCACAAGCGTGCTTGCCGCGCAAAGCGGCGCCTGGGCGGTGCGGGTGCACGACGTCGAAGCGACGCGCGACGCGCTTTTCGTCGAGCGCGCATGGAGGGAACAGGTATGA
- the folE gene encoding GTP cyclohydrolase I, protein MAVDRERVAALVHELLEAIGEDPDRPGLRATPQRVADSYAEFFAGVGEDAAAPLARTISVSRGPAPETLPSGAVMLRDIRFRSMCEHHLLPFAGVAHVAYIPGEQVVGLGALPRVVDVLAARPQVQERLGEQIADTIDASLDAKGVLVVIEASHECVTMRGGTQPDASTVTIAARGELADPAARAELIALAVRGSVNDAASAR, encoded by the coding sequence GTGGCGGTCGATCGAGAACGGGTCGCAGCTCTCGTCCATGAGTTGCTCGAGGCGATCGGGGAAGACCCCGACCGCCCAGGGTTGCGGGCAACACCGCAGCGGGTAGCTGATTCTTATGCTGAGTTCTTCGCCGGTGTCGGTGAGGATGCCGCGGCTCCATTGGCGCGGACGATCTCGGTATCGCGGGGCCCGGCACCAGAAACGCTTCCCTCTGGTGCCGTGATGCTCCGCGACATTCGCTTTCGTTCAATGTGCGAGCACCACCTGCTGCCGTTCGCGGGAGTCGCGCACGTTGCATACATCCCCGGTGAGCAGGTCGTCGGGCTCGGTGCACTCCCGCGCGTCGTCGATGTTCTCGCCGCTCGACCGCAGGTGCAAGAGCGCCTCGGCGAGCAGATCGCCGACACCATCGATGCGTCCCTCGACGCCAAGGGTGTTCTGGTCGTGATCGAAGCCTCACACGAGTGCGTGACGATGCGCGGGGGTACCCAACCCGATGCATCGACAGTGACGATCGCGGCGCGCGGCGAGCTGGCCGACCCCGCCGCTCGCGCTGAACTCATTGCCCTCGCCGTTCGCGGCTCCGTCAACGATGCCGCGAGTGCACGATGA
- the ftsH gene encoding ATP-dependent zinc metalloprotease FtsH encodes MNFKKLTRNPLIYVLLIGILLIVGFSLISSLGGAKQITTEQGLTLLSGDTVTEVTNTDGEQRVDMTLSKAYEGSTDVQFYYVEARAGDVITAIDSAAPADGYNDVVPQSSWFDGFLSLLIPILLLGLLFWFLLSGAQGGGSKIMQFGKSKAKLVSKESPTVTFADVAGSDEAIEEMEEIKDFLKDPTKFQAVGARIPKGVLLYGPPGTGKTLLARAVAGEAGVPFYSISGSDFVEMFVGVGASRVRDLFNQAKESSPAIIFIDEIDAVGRHRGAGMGGGHDEREQTLNQMLVEMDGFDPKVNVIVIAATNRPDILDPALLRPGRFDRQIGVDAPDLKGRKKILEVHGRGKPLADGVDLEVVARKTPGFTGADLANVLNEAALLTARSNAQLIDNRALDEAIDRVIAGPQRRTRVMKDKEKLITAYHEGGHALAAAAMNHTDPVTKITILPRGKALGYTMVLPLDDKYSITRNELQDQLTYAMGGRVAEEIVFHDPTTGASNDIEKATDIARKMVTEYGMTTGVGPVKLGSSSGEVFMGRDMGHGRDFSERVAERIDEQVRQLIEQAHNEAYQVINDNRDVLDKLALELLEKETLDHIELATIFADVKRLPPRPQWLSSEERPVSQLPPVKVPRRAEPAGVAAQTEADATETETATARQPSSGQARPATA; translated from the coding sequence ATGAATTTCAAGAAGCTCACACGCAACCCGCTCATCTATGTGCTGCTGATCGGGATATTGCTCATCGTCGGGTTCTCGCTCATTTCGAGCCTCGGCGGGGCGAAGCAGATCACGACCGAACAGGGCCTCACGCTTCTCAGCGGTGACACTGTGACCGAGGTCACGAACACCGATGGCGAACAACGCGTCGACATGACCCTCTCGAAGGCGTATGAGGGCTCGACCGACGTGCAGTTCTACTACGTCGAGGCTCGCGCGGGCGATGTCATCACAGCGATCGACTCCGCCGCCCCTGCTGACGGCTACAACGATGTTGTGCCGCAGTCCTCGTGGTTCGACGGATTCTTGTCGCTGCTGATCCCGATCCTGCTTCTCGGTCTTCTCTTCTGGTTCCTGCTCTCCGGAGCCCAGGGCGGCGGCAGCAAGATCATGCAGTTCGGAAAGTCCAAGGCAAAGCTCGTGTCGAAAGAGTCGCCGACGGTGACCTTCGCCGATGTTGCCGGTTCTGACGAAGCTATCGAAGAGATGGAAGAGATCAAAGACTTCTTGAAAGACCCCACCAAGTTCCAGGCGGTCGGCGCACGAATCCCGAAGGGTGTGCTGCTCTACGGCCCTCCCGGAACCGGAAAGACGCTGCTTGCGCGTGCCGTTGCCGGTGAAGCTGGCGTGCCGTTCTACTCGATCTCGGGTTCTGACTTCGTCGAGATGTTCGTCGGCGTGGGTGCATCCCGCGTTCGCGACCTGTTCAACCAAGCCAAGGAATCCTCGCCCGCCATCATCTTCATCGATGAGATCGACGCTGTCGGTCGTCACCGTGGCGCTGGGATGGGCGGCGGACACGACGAACGCGAGCAGACGCTCAACCAGATGCTGGTCGAGATGGATGGCTTCGACCCCAAGGTCAACGTCATCGTGATTGCGGCAACGAACCGCCCCGACATCCTCGACCCGGCTCTGCTTCGTCCAGGACGTTTCGACCGCCAGATCGGTGTCGACGCTCCCGACCTCAAGGGCCGTAAGAAGATTCTCGAAGTGCACGGCCGTGGCAAGCCTCTCGCTGACGGTGTTGACCTCGAAGTCGTGGCACGAAAGACTCCGGGCTTCACCGGAGCCGACCTCGCCAACGTGCTGAACGAGGCAGCGCTGTTGACTGCCCGCTCGAACGCGCAGCTCATCGACAACCGTGCTCTCGACGAGGCCATCGATCGTGTCATTGCCGGTCCGCAGCGTCGCACTCGCGTCATGAAAGACAAAGAGAAGCTCATCACCGCGTACCACGAGGGTGGGCACGCGCTCGCCGCAGCCGCGATGAACCACACCGACCCGGTCACGAAGATCACGATTCTGCCGCGTGGCAAGGCGCTCGGTTACACGATGGTGCTGCCGCTCGACGACAAGTATTCGATCACCCGCAATGAGCTGCAAGACCAGCTCACGTACGCCATGGGCGGGCGCGTTGCAGAAGAGATCGTCTTCCACGACCCGACGACGGGTGCCTCAAACGACATCGAGAAGGCCACCGATATCGCGCGCAAGATGGTGACGGAATACGGCATGACCACGGGTGTTGGCCCGGTCAAGCTCGGCTCATCATCTGGCGAGGTCTTCATGGGACGCGACATGGGTCATGGCCGCGACTTCAGCGAGCGCGTGGCTGAGCGCATCGACGAGCAGGTTCGACAGCTCATCGAGCAGGCTCACAACGAGGCGTACCAGGTCATCAACGACAACCGCGATGTGCTCGACAAACTGGCGCTCGAGCTTCTCGAGAAAGAGACTCTCGACCACATCGAGCTCGCCACGATCTTCGCCGATGTCAAGCGCCTGCCTCCGCGTCCGCAGTGGCTCTCGAGCGAAGAGCGCCCGGTATCGCAGTTGCCCCCCGTCAAGGTTCCGCGTCGCGCCGAGCCTGCAGGAGTTGCTGCCCAGACCGAAGCCGACGCTACGGAGACCGAAACGGCCACTGCGCGCCAGCCTTCCTCTGGGCAAGCGCGGCCTGCAACCGCGTAG
- the hpt gene encoding hypoxanthine phosphoribosyltransferase has protein sequence MRAADIANDLTTVLATEEEILAKLNEIAAQVADDYEPDSLVLVGVLKGAVMVMADFSRALPMLVPMDWMAVSSYGAGTRSSGVVQIRKDLDTDIHDKHVLIVEDIIDSGLTLSWLLENFAARGAASVEVFALFRKPEAAKVEVNCRYVGFDIPNEFVVGYGLDYAERYRNLRDVAVLAPHVYS, from the coding sequence ATGCGCGCGGCTGACATTGCGAATGACCTCACGACAGTTCTAGCGACCGAGGAGGAGATCCTCGCGAAGCTCAACGAGATCGCAGCTCAGGTCGCAGACGATTACGAGCCCGACAGTCTTGTGCTCGTTGGCGTGCTGAAGGGCGCCGTCATGGTGATGGCGGACTTCTCGCGCGCCCTGCCGATGCTGGTTCCGATGGACTGGATGGCGGTCTCGTCGTACGGTGCAGGCACCCGTTCAAGCGGTGTCGTACAGATTCGAAAAGACCTCGACACCGATATCCACGACAAGCACGTGCTGATCGTCGAGGACATCATCGACTCGGGACTCACGCTCAGCTGGCTCCTTGAGAATTTCGCCGCTCGCGGCGCGGCATCCGTTGAGGTCTTCGCGCTCTTCCGTAAGCCAGAGGCCGCAAAAGTTGAAGTCAACTGCCGCTACGTCGGCTTCGACATCCCGAACGAATTCGTCGTGGGTTACGGCCTGGATTATGCCGAGCGCTACCGCAATTTGCGCGACGTTGCGGTGCTCGCACCTCACGTCTACAGCTGA
- a CDS encoding ParA family protein produces MKVIGVYSVKGGVGKSTTAVNLAWEAAKDHRVLLWDLDPQAAATYLLAVKPKLKGGAESLVGGKGKPKTARAVRKTAFERLDVLPGDDSYRDLEVALDAAKHSTRRIEKVLGPLANDYDVVILDCPPGSSLLAQAVIRASDLVVLPVVPSPLSARSLQQVRDVVSAEPKPPKILGFLSMADRRKTAHRNAIVDFPANEPDMSDIVIPATVVVERMGSERSPLGVVAPGSVAAQESSRLWRAAWDAVAPRRRKGKK; encoded by the coding sequence GTGAAGGTTATCGGGGTCTATAGCGTCAAGGGTGGGGTCGGAAAATCGACGACCGCCGTGAATCTCGCGTGGGAAGCAGCAAAAGACCACCGTGTCTTGCTCTGGGACCTCGATCCGCAAGCCGCGGCGACGTACCTGCTGGCGGTCAAGCCGAAGCTCAAGGGTGGAGCTGAATCGCTCGTGGGCGGTAAGGGCAAGCCGAAAACAGCGCGTGCCGTGCGAAAGACGGCGTTCGAGCGACTTGATGTACTCCCCGGTGACGACTCGTACCGCGATCTCGAGGTGGCCCTCGATGCGGCAAAGCACTCGACGCGCAGGATTGAGAAGGTGCTCGGACCGCTCGCGAACGACTACGACGTGGTGATTCTCGACTGCCCGCCGGGATCGTCGCTGCTTGCGCAGGCAGTGATTCGGGCGTCTGATCTCGTTGTGCTGCCGGTTGTTCCCTCGCCGTTGTCGGCTCGGTCGCTCCAGCAGGTTCGCGATGTCGTTTCCGCCGAGCCGAAGCCGCCCAAGATCCTCGGCTTCTTGTCGATGGCAGACCGACGAAAGACAGCGCACCGCAACGCGATTGTGGACTTTCCCGCCAACGAGCCCGACATGTCCGACATCGTGATTCCAGCGACCGTCGTTGTCGAACGCATGGGATCCGAACGTTCGCCACTGGGTGTCGTGGCTCCAGGTTCTGTCGCCGCGCAAGAATCGTCGCGCCTGTGGAGGGCCGCATGGGATGCTGTGGCGCCCCGCCGCCGCAAGGGCAAGAAGTGA
- the tilS gene encoding tRNA lysidine(34) synthetase TilS produces MPDLRPSLDPATAHIRRAVRAALEPQRGNTVLVALSGGTDSLALTAAVAFEAPRLEVTAITVTVDHALQHGSDAVATTAAAAAGGLGLRSRIVRVTVEAPGGPEAAARTARYTALREVAEEEGATAVLIAHTLDDQAETVLLGLARGAGATSLSGMPAARADEKTDVTWLRPLLGVRRAETAAACAAASLEPWHDPHNEDSRFARVRVRQRVLPQLESELGPGIAEALARTADQLREDAEAFAEMIDETIEDIVEPAEAGIAVSIAALAANPAALRHRIIRHVVASEFGESLTRAQTLEVARLVTDWAGQGPLDLPGCRAARVGNRIEFSASR; encoded by the coding sequence GTGCCCGATTTGCGTCCCTCTCTCGACCCCGCAACAGCTCACATTCGCCGCGCGGTGAGAGCCGCGCTCGAGCCGCAGCGCGGCAATACGGTTCTCGTGGCCCTCTCGGGTGGCACGGATTCGCTTGCGCTCACCGCTGCCGTCGCGTTCGAAGCTCCGCGCCTCGAAGTGACCGCGATCACAGTCACGGTAGACCACGCGCTTCAGCACGGATCGGATGCCGTGGCCACGACAGCTGCGGCAGCCGCGGGCGGCCTCGGGCTTCGCTCCCGCATTGTGCGCGTCACGGTGGAGGCTCCGGGCGGGCCGGAGGCCGCAGCACGCACCGCTCGCTATACCGCGTTGCGTGAGGTGGCAGAAGAAGAGGGCGCTACGGCCGTTCTCATCGCGCACACTCTCGACGATCAGGCCGAGACGGTGCTGCTCGGGCTCGCACGAGGGGCCGGGGCGACAAGTCTTTCGGGAATGCCGGCCGCGCGCGCCGATGAGAAGACCGACGTCACGTGGCTGCGCCCCCTTCTCGGCGTGCGCCGTGCCGAGACGGCAGCCGCGTGTGCTGCCGCGTCTCTCGAGCCGTGGCACGACCCGCATAACGAGGATTCGCGTTTCGCCCGCGTTCGGGTGCGACAGCGCGTGCTTCCTCAGCTCGAGAGTGAACTCGGCCCGGGTATCGCCGAAGCCCTCGCGCGGACGGCTGACCAACTGCGAGAAGACGCCGAAGCGTTTGCCGAGATGATCGACGAGACGATCGAAGACATCGTCGAGCCCGCTGAGGCAGGTATCGCCGTCTCGATCGCAGCGCTTGCCGCCAACCCCGCCGCGCTTCGGCACCGCATCATCCGCCACGTCGTCGCCAGTGAGTTCGGCGAAAGCCTCACGCGTGCGCAGACGCTCGAGGTGGCGCGCCTCGTCACCGATTGGGCGGGACAGGGGCCGCTTGATCTGCCGGGTTGCCGGGCAGCGCGGGTGGGTAACCGCATTGAATTTTCGGCATCCCGCTGA
- a CDS encoding inorganic diphosphatase — protein MGAYNAVIEIPRGSRVKYEVDHGTGRVFLDRILYTAFGYPTNYGFFENTLGEDGDPLDVLVLLDYDLYPGVSASIRPVGVLKMSDEAGGDDKVVAVLAKDPRWAHVQDVNDIPEFMQKEISHFFEHYKDLEPGKWVKVDEWANAAEAERLVGEAFARFEEHEGQTKSQGEGESPRTV, from the coding sequence ATGGGCGCATACAACGCCGTCATTGAGATCCCGCGCGGCAGCCGCGTGAAGTACGAAGTCGACCACGGAACCGGGCGAGTGTTTCTCGACCGCATTCTGTACACCGCCTTCGGATACCCCACCAACTACGGTTTCTTCGAGAACACTCTCGGCGAAGACGGCGACCCGCTCGACGTGCTCGTGCTTCTCGACTACGACCTGTACCCCGGCGTCTCGGCGAGCATCCGCCCCGTCGGTGTTCTGAAGATGAGCGACGAAGCCGGCGGTGACGACAAGGTCGTTGCAGTTCTCGCAAAGGATCCGCGCTGGGCTCACGTGCAGGATGTGAACGACATCCCCGAGTTCATGCAGAAAGAGATTTCGCACTTCTTCGAGCACTACAAAGACCTCGAGCCCGGCAAGTGGGTCAAGGTCGACGAGTGGGCGAACGCGGCTGAGGCTGAGCGTCTCGTCGGCGAAGCGTTCGCGCGTTTCGAAGAGCACGAAGGCCAGACGAAGAGCCAGGGCGAGGGCGAATCACCCCGCACTGTGTGA